One genomic segment of Helianthus annuus cultivar XRQ/B chromosome 14, HanXRQr2.0-SUNRISE, whole genome shotgun sequence includes these proteins:
- the LOC110906401 gene encoding early nodulin-75-like translates to MVSSSDTGVSNTLDPMAVVSDDEIPSEREVYTSDTTSTVDGDFQPFALPDVRVEPADGIPAGDLPLAVIPAPIPLAAFPVVDMPLDVATDDDIDLFEEDPPEADHEGGAPIVADVILPIAEAPVEELPVGSPVPDSFESVASASLHDQGVQHHSSDADPDMALSAAPAPAHEFDFDHEVDDDLDPVFPPDFDPDQEIEFIHLDQPLEAPVAPIDPLFDIPADFDMDLVDPEPVMAPEPIVAPDPTLEHDPVHDDAPAFVPPITDPPVVAPPLVDDPVVDASLPDHVPVLFDRAPFTAHIDPRYADTHNGWIDDDDDYPPYVLLVTPPVAPDIPPPRPGEGSSRQPPVSAPPMFSSPFPFISQFPHVAPPTAPSFMPSSEPFLWTTPLIMPLSDPYHPYHVGYSTEDILTSLMIQQDALTRHIQELERAP, encoded by the exons atggtttCATCCTCAGACACAGGAGTATCGAACACCTTGGATCCTATGGCAGTCGTGTCAGATGACGAGATTCCGTCAGAGCGAGAGGTCTACACATCAGACACCACCAGCACTGTTGACGGcgattttcagcccttcgcgctGCCAGATGTCAGAGttgagcctgctgatggcattcCTGCGGGGGATTTAcctcttgcggtgatccctgctcctataccGCTTGCTGCTTTTCCAGTAGTAGATATGCCCCTCGATGTCGCAACTGACGACGACATTGATCTATTCGAGGAGGATCCGCCTGAGGCTGAccatgagggcggggcccctatTGTTGCTGACGTTATTCTTCCCATTGCTGAGGCCCCTGTAGAGGAGCTTCCTGttggttcacctgtcccagattcaTTTGAGTCTGTGGCGTCTGCGTCTCTGCACGACCAGGGAGTGCAGCATCACTCATCTGACGCCGACCCCGACATGGCGTTATCAGCTGCACCTGCTCCCGCACACGAGTTCGATTTTGACCACGAGGTCGATGATGATTTGGATCCAGTCTTTCCCCCTGACTTCGATCCTGACCAAGAGATCGAGTTCATTCACTTGGACCAGCCCCTAGAGGCGCCCGTAGCTCCTATTGATCCTTTGTTTGACATTCCTGCTGATTTTGACATGGATCTTGTTGATCCTGAGCCGGTCATGGCCCCTGAGCCTATTGTTGCTCCTGATCCTAcactagagcatgaccctgttcatgatgATGCACCAGCTTTTGTACCACCCATTACTGACCCACCAGTTGTTGCTCCACCGTTGGTGGATGACCCTGTTGTTGATGCGTCGTTACCTGATCACGTGCCGGTATTGTTTGACCGTGCACCTTTTACTGCTCATATAGATCCACGATATGCCGACACCCACAACGGGTGGAtcgatgatgatgacgattacCCACCGTATGTGCTGCTTGTCACTCCCCCAGTAGCACCT GACATACCGCCGcctcgtcctggagaggggtcatcgaGGCAGCCGCCTGTTTCTGCTCCACCCATGTTTTCATCACCTTTTCCATTCATATCTCAGTTCCCTCAtgttgcaccacctactgcaccatcTTTCATGCCATCAAGCGAGCCATTTCTATGGACTACACCCCTTATCATGCCATTGTCTGATCCGTACCACCCGTACCATGTTGGGTACTCTACGGAGGACATACTTACATCCTTGATGATACAGCAGGATGCATTGACACGTCATattcaggagttggagagagctccatgA